A genomic window from Slackia heliotrinireducens DSM 20476 includes:
- a CDS encoding response regulator transcription factor produces MQVLIVEDDVRLASALKHILEDNGYLVDMVHNGQSGYDYAVAGIYDVVILDVMLPKMNGFEVVASLRRANLDTPVLLLTARDAIPDKITGLDSGADDYMTKPFSPAELLAHLRALTRRQGQVVFEKLEAGDLSLNLESHDLSSGQKTINLSFKEYEIANILMSNAGQIISKEQLISKVWGVESTADDNNVEAYISFLRKKLKFLGSSVSIDTVRRVGYKLNVDGASNA; encoded by the coding sequence ATGCAGGTCTTGATAGTTGAGGACGATGTGCGGCTGGCGTCGGCTCTGAAGCATATTCTGGAAGACAACGGCTACCTGGTCGACATGGTCCACAACGGCCAGTCCGGCTACGACTACGCCGTGGCAGGCATTTACGACGTGGTCATTTTAGATGTCATGCTGCCGAAGATGAACGGCTTCGAGGTAGTGGCGTCCCTACGTCGCGCGAACTTGGATACGCCCGTGCTGCTGCTGACGGCGCGCGATGCCATTCCCGACAAGATAACCGGACTGGATTCCGGAGCCGACGACTACATGACCAAGCCCTTCTCCCCCGCGGAGCTGCTGGCGCACCTTCGCGCGCTCACCCGCAGGCAGGGCCAGGTCGTTTTCGAGAAGCTGGAAGCTGGCGACCTGTCGCTCAACCTTGAGAGCCACGACCTTTCCAGCGGTCAGAAGACCATCAACCTCAGCTTCAAGGAGTACGAGATCGCGAACATCCTCATGTCCAACGCAGGCCAGATCATCTCGAAAGAGCAGCTCATCTCCAAGGTCTGGGGCGTGGAGTCCACCGCCGACGACAACAACGTCGAGGCGTACATTTCATTTTTGCGCAAGAAGCTGAAGTTTTTGGGTTCTTCCGTGTCCATCGACACCGTGCGCCGCGTAGGTTACAAGCTCAACGTCGATGGAGCGTCAAATGCTTAA
- a CDS encoding polyphosphate polymerase domain-containing protein has protein sequence MSKDVFQRKEVKYLLTLEQYETIRQGLVGHMQPDMYGRSLIQSVYLDTPDRSIAVRYDGKQVYKEKLRVRRYVPANSNVVPAADCDAVFVELKKKFKGITYKRRVHVNEGVAGALMLADKSYLDALDAFMPARSVLGEPARTAKSVQIASELVATRDRYEGLCPSMLINAVRVAWEPVGASDANIHSEETAGIGDVRITFDESIEYADLQHISREAAAQDFGSCFEAPSHRLLEDGLVLMEVKVLGAYPMWLSELLSSAKAVKSSYTKYGNAVRAHLSGTEAAA, from the coding sequence ATGAGCAAAGACGTTTTCCAACGAAAAGAAGTCAAATACCTGCTTACACTCGAGCAATACGAAACCATACGTCAGGGTTTGGTCGGGCACATGCAGCCGGACATGTACGGGCGATCGCTCATCCAGAGCGTGTATCTGGACACGCCGGACCGCTCCATCGCCGTGCGGTACGACGGCAAGCAGGTCTATAAAGAGAAGCTGCGCGTGCGCCGTTACGTCCCGGCCAACAGCAACGTGGTGCCGGCTGCGGATTGCGACGCCGTGTTCGTGGAACTCAAGAAGAAATTCAAGGGCATCACCTACAAGCGCAGGGTCCATGTGAACGAAGGCGTCGCCGGCGCGCTCATGCTGGCCGACAAGAGTTACCTGGATGCCCTGGATGCCTTCATGCCTGCGCGTTCCGTTTTGGGCGAACCTGCCCGCACGGCCAAGTCGGTCCAGATAGCTTCGGAGCTTGTCGCCACTCGCGACCGCTACGAAGGACTATGCCCGTCCATGTTGATCAACGCCGTTCGCGTGGCTTGGGAGCCGGTCGGGGCGTCTGATGCGAATATTCATTCCGAAGAAACGGCGGGCATCGGAGACGTGCGCATCACGTTCGACGAATCGATCGAATACGCCGACCTGCAGCACATCTCCCGCGAAGCGGCCGCGCAGGACTTCGGCTCCTGCTTCGAGGCGCCTTCCCATAGGCTGCTTGAGGACGGCCTGGTCCTGATGGAGGTCAAGGTGCTCGGAGCCTACCCCATGTGGCTGAGCGAGCTTTTGAGCTCTGCCAAGGCCGTCAAATCCTCGTATACGAAGTACGGAAACGCCGTGAGGGCGCACCTCAGCGGCACCGAGGCTGCAGCATAA
- a CDS encoding DUF4956 domain-containing protein, with protein sequence MLDYVFTSILGSTESAAAGVTSGDYFLCTIASILLGLIVAVVYMYRNSYSKSFVVTIALLPVIVQMVIMLVNGNIGAGVAVMGVFNLVRFRSIPGSAKDIASVFLSMAIGLATGMGFLSLAIVFTIIVSILNIVFSRTSFGKKPMPPKVLSITVPEDLEFEGMFDEVFTRYTEENELTSVQTSNMGALYQLKYNIQMKEGESEKAMIDELRCLNGNLKISCGLAPIAKEVL encoded by the coding sequence ATGCTTGACTATGTATTCACTTCGATTCTCGGTTCCACCGAGTCCGCAGCCGCTGGCGTGACGTCCGGCGACTACTTCCTGTGCACCATCGCGTCCATCCTGCTGGGCCTGATCGTCGCCGTGGTCTACATGTACCGCAACAGCTACTCGAAGAGCTTCGTCGTGACCATCGCGCTTCTGCCGGTCATCGTGCAGATGGTGATCATGCTGGTCAACGGCAACATCGGCGCGGGCGTGGCGGTCATGGGCGTGTTCAATCTGGTACGTTTCCGTTCCATCCCCGGCAGCGCCAAGGACATCGCCAGCGTGTTTCTGTCCATGGCAATAGGCCTGGCGACGGGCATGGGTTTCCTAAGCCTGGCCATCGTGTTCACCATCATCGTGTCGATACTGAACATCGTGTTCTCCCGCACGTCCTTCGGCAAGAAACCGATGCCGCCCAAGGTGCTCTCCATCACGGTTCCTGAGGACCTGGAATTCGAAGGCATGTTCGACGAGGTGTTCACGCGCTACACCGAGGAGAACGAGCTTACCAGCGTGCAGACCTCCAACATGGGCGCGCTCTACCAGCTGAAATACAACATCCAGATGAAGGAAGGCGAAAGCGAGAAGGCCATGATCGACGAGCTGCGCTGCCTGAACGGCAACCTGAAGATCTCCTGCGGCCTGGCACCCATCGCCAAGGAGGTGCTGTAA
- a CDS encoding AzlC family ABC transporter permease — translation MTLEEVKEAFKAAWPIMVGYIVLGLPCGILCAAAGMDVWMVALMGALFYSGAGQYMIPNMWMAGNPISAIVLSVTLVNTRQMLYGASLSQFCGTAGKFLTFNFGASVTDESFGVNLARFMNGNWTVRKALLVNIMSQSMWFSSNVVGCIVGTAISVPAALASFAMTSLFICLLCMQKLSVENGVAVVGSILGVIVCKLAGLSGPAILIGALVGVFSALAFSLRRTAKGKPSGATDIKVVS, via the coding sequence ATGACATTGGAAGAGGTAAAAGAAGCATTCAAGGCGGCGTGGCCCATCATGGTGGGCTATATCGTGTTGGGCCTGCCCTGCGGCATACTGTGCGCCGCAGCGGGCATGGACGTCTGGATGGTTGCGCTCATGGGTGCACTGTTCTATTCCGGCGCAGGTCAATATATGATTCCGAACATGTGGATGGCCGGCAACCCGATAAGCGCCATCGTGCTTTCGGTCACGTTGGTGAACACGCGTCAGATGCTGTACGGCGCATCGCTGTCGCAGTTCTGCGGGACGGCCGGCAAATTCCTCACCTTCAATTTCGGGGCGTCGGTCACCGACGAGAGCTTCGGCGTGAACCTGGCCCGTTTCATGAACGGCAACTGGACGGTGCGCAAGGCTCTGCTGGTCAACATCATGTCGCAGTCCATGTGGTTCTCTTCAAATGTGGTCGGGTGCATCGTCGGCACGGCGATCTCCGTTCCTGCGGCTTTGGCCTCGTTCGCCATGACGTCTCTGTTCATCTGTCTGCTGTGCATGCAGAAGCTGAGCGTGGAAAACGGCGTGGCTGTCGTCGGATCCATCTTGGGCGTGATCGTGTGCAAGCTCGCAGGGCTTTCGGGTCCGGCCATTCTGATCGGCGCGCTTGTGGGCGTGTTCTCGGCGCTGGCGTTTTCGCTGCGTCGCACGGCAAAAGGAAAACCAAGCGGCGCCACCGACATCAAGGTGGTGAGCTGA
- a CDS encoding AzlD domain-containing protein yields MSVQAFFLIFGLCSITMLISRVAPMFLLKGKELPDTFVTALGFIPPAAFAALVTNDLFKPELFSQDVSTWLFPMIAAAIVVVVGVKTKSMAWCIVAGVGTFAALIYVPGLVF; encoded by the coding sequence ATGTCTGTGCAGGCCTTCTTCCTCATTTTCGGGCTATGTTCCATCACCATGCTCATCAGCCGCGTGGCGCCTATGTTCTTGCTGAAAGGCAAGGAGCTTCCCGACACCTTCGTCACGGCGCTCGGCTTCATTCCGCCTGCAGCATTTGCGGCTCTTGTCACGAACGACCTCTTTAAACCCGAGCTGTTCAGCCAAGACGTGTCAACGTGGCTCTTCCCGATGATCGCTGCGGCCATCGTCGTGGTGGTGGGTGTCAAGACCAAATCCATGGCCTGGTGTATCGTCGCGGGCGTCGGCACGTTCGCCGCGCTCATCTACGTGCCGGGTTTGGTGTTCTAA
- the carA gene encoding glutamine-hydrolyzing carbamoyl-phosphate synthase small subunit — protein MANQALANQSSSQVMRQERESLSRAMLAATTRGNAAPAALVLEDGTAFVGTSCGAAGEATGEICFNTSLEGYLEVITDPSYAGQIVTMTYPQIGNYGVNLDDTQSAKPALRGLVVNNMCRTPSNWRSAQSLPDFLVEHNIVAIEGIDTRALVRHIRDHGAQKAIISATGTVDLDDLAAKVAASPSIVGINLAETVSCDAPYAFNELPESHAFAVAAPLKPRHRIVAYDCGVKRSILQGLVRAGCDVQVVPWNTSAEEVLAQNPDGVFLSNGPGDPDAVEETFTQVEKLLGKVPVFGICLGHQMISLACGAQIEKLKFGHRGGNQPVMNLISGRVEITAQNHGFGLVYPSLGELIPEESGGFSEPVDDLRFWVRNGVAPVVRNPRFGRIRLTHVNLNDGTCEGIQLLDVPAFSVQYHPEASPGPTDAHYLFTAFVRLMDGDPDYLDIDVSKDRLAGWVFGAEKEAANA, from the coding sequence ATGGCAAACCAGGCACTAGCGAATCAATCATCGAGTCAGGTCATGCGGCAAGAGCGCGAATCGCTCTCGCGCGCGATGCTTGCCGCCACCACCAGGGGGAATGCGGCTCCCGCCGCACTGGTGCTGGAAGACGGAACGGCTTTCGTCGGCACCTCTTGCGGAGCAGCTGGCGAAGCCACCGGTGAGATCTGCTTCAACACTTCTCTCGAGGGCTATCTCGAAGTCATTACCGACCCGTCCTATGCGGGCCAAATCGTCACGATGACGTATCCCCAGATCGGCAATTATGGCGTCAACCTTGACGACACGCAGTCGGCCAAGCCCGCCCTTCGCGGCCTAGTGGTCAACAACATGTGCCGCACGCCTTCCAACTGGCGTTCGGCCCAGTCGCTGCCGGACTTTTTGGTGGAGCACAATATCGTGGCCATCGAAGGCATCGACACCCGCGCGTTGGTACGCCACATTCGCGACCACGGCGCCCAGAAGGCCATCATCAGCGCCACAGGCACGGTGGACTTGGACGATCTTGCCGCCAAGGTGGCCGCATCGCCTTCCATCGTGGGCATCAACCTGGCTGAAACGGTGAGCTGCGATGCTCCGTACGCCTTCAACGAGCTGCCAGAAAGCCATGCCTTCGCAGTGGCTGCGCCCCTTAAGCCCCGTCATCGCATCGTCGCCTACGACTGCGGCGTCAAGCGTTCCATCCTGCAGGGCCTGGTCCGCGCAGGCTGCGACGTGCAGGTGGTTCCTTGGAACACGTCTGCCGAAGAGGTGCTGGCCCAGAACCCCGACGGGGTGTTTTTGAGCAACGGTCCTGGTGACCCCGATGCGGTGGAGGAGACCTTCACCCAGGTGGAGAAGCTGCTGGGCAAGGTGCCTGTGTTCGGCATCTGCCTTGGCCATCAGATGATCAGCCTGGCATGCGGCGCTCAGATCGAGAAGCTGAAGTTCGGCCATCGCGGCGGCAACCAGCCGGTCATGAATCTGATCAGCGGCCGCGTGGAGATCACCGCTCAGAACCACGGATTCGGCCTGGTATATCCCAGCTTGGGCGAGCTGATTCCCGAGGAATCCGGCGGCTTCAGCGAGCCCGTTGACGACCTGCGATTCTGGGTGCGCAACGGCGTGGCCCCCGTGGTGCGCAACCCGCGCTTCGGACGCATTCGCCTGACCCATGTCAATCTCAACGACGGCACCTGCGAGGGCATCCAGCTTCTCGACGTGCCGGCGTTTTCCGTACAGTACCATCCCGAGGCAAGTCCTGGCCCCACCGACGCCCACTACCTGTTCACGGCGTTCGTGCGGCTGATGGATGGCGACCCTGATTATCTCGACATCGACGTGTCCAAGGACCGTCTGGCCGGATGGGTCTTCGGTGCAGAGAAGGAGGCCGCCAATGCCTAA
- the carB gene encoding carbamoyl-phosphate synthase large subunit, whose protein sequence is MPKRTDIKRILVIGSGPIVIGQACEFDYSGTQACKVLQEEGYEVVLVNSNPATIMTDPQLADRTYVEPITPEFVEKIIAKERPDALLPTIGGQTGLNTAVELAKSGVLDKYGVEMIGCDLDAIERGEDRKLFAEAMEEIGLECARSGYAYSVEDAVELSKSIGFPLVLRPSFTLGGAGGGIAYDEKQLREIVAQGLELSPANEVLVEESIIGWKEYEMEVMRDRAGNGIIVCSIENFDAMGVHTGDSITVAPAQTLSDVEYQRMRVASLAILEKVGVETGGSNVQFALNPDNGRLIVIEMNPRVSRSSALASKATGFPIAKAAARLAVGYTLDEIINDITLATPACFEPSIDYCVVKVPRFAFEKFKGTDTTLSTRMKAVGEIMAIGRTFEESFGKAMRSLENGRAGLGADGKDSFDEEHFDEYVARPTEDRIFYMAEALRRGWTVEQLHEATGIDEWFLWRMKDIIAVEQALKGHRLEEIDAKAMRVAKQYGLSDAQIGYLTSSEEKVVRAYRKGLGVIPTFKTVDTCAAEFASKTEYHYKTYEDPYRAAGSDGWYEAPAEIAHTDKPKAMILGAGPNRIGQGIEFDYCCVHAAYALHDAGFETIMVNCNPETVSTDYDTSDRLYFEPLTYEDVMDIVDVERPDGVVVTLGGQTPLKLARALADSGVPIMGTQPEAIDLAEDRERFSAILDELKIIYPAAGMATSYEEALKVASRIGFPLLVRPSYVLGGRGMFISYNPQTLETYMAEAMRVSPDHPVYLDHYLEGGYECDVDALCDGEDVYIGGVLEHIEEAGIHSGDSATCIPPFSFSDRIVNQLRSITRQLALRLGVKGLINVQYAIKNDTIYVIEANPRASRTVPFISKSTGVQLAKCASLIMAGAKIADLHLPADDRELDYFCIKEAVMPWGRFPGADVVLGPEMKSTGEVMGIATSYPEAYAKSQLAISYELPKSGKVFISVCDRDKRHILPIARAIDHMGFEIVSTEGTAKALRGGNVHCTTVAKISEPSPNIGDLIANNEIVLMINTPYGSETRSDGYYLRTQAIKHGVTCVTALSAAGALLAALETLVDSSESLDVRALQDLNQFDIPVPKLG, encoded by the coding sequence ATGCCTAAGCGTACCGACATCAAGCGAATCCTCGTTATCGGGTCCGGCCCCATCGTCATCGGCCAGGCCTGCGAATTCGATTATTCCGGCACCCAGGCCTGCAAGGTGCTGCAGGAGGAAGGCTACGAGGTCGTCCTGGTCAATTCCAATCCGGCAACCATCATGACCGACCCGCAGCTGGCCGACCGCACATACGTCGAGCCCATTACGCCTGAGTTCGTGGAGAAGATCATCGCCAAGGAACGCCCCGACGCGCTGCTGCCCACCATCGGCGGCCAGACTGGCCTGAACACCGCAGTTGAGCTGGCCAAATCCGGCGTGCTTGACAAGTACGGCGTGGAGATGATCGGCTGCGACCTGGATGCCATCGAGCGCGGCGAGGACCGCAAGCTCTTCGCCGAGGCCATGGAGGAGATAGGTCTGGAATGTGCCCGCAGCGGATACGCCTACAGCGTGGAAGACGCCGTGGAGCTTTCGAAGTCCATCGGGTTCCCGTTGGTCTTGCGCCCTTCGTTCACGCTTGGCGGCGCAGGCGGCGGCATCGCCTACGACGAGAAGCAGCTGCGTGAAATCGTGGCGCAGGGCCTCGAGCTTTCGCCGGCCAACGAGGTGCTGGTGGAGGAGAGCATCATCGGTTGGAAAGAGTACGAGATGGAGGTCATGCGCGACCGTGCCGGCAACGGCATCATCGTATGCTCCATCGAGAATTTCGACGCCATGGGCGTGCATACCGGCGACTCCATCACGGTGGCCCCGGCGCAGACCCTTTCCGACGTTGAATACCAGCGCATGCGCGTGGCCTCGCTGGCCATTCTGGAGAAGGTGGGCGTCGAGACCGGCGGGTCCAACGTCCAGTTCGCGCTGAACCCCGACAACGGACGCTTGATCGTCATCGAGATGAACCCACGCGTGTCCCGCTCTTCGGCGCTGGCGTCGAAGGCGACCGGCTTCCCGATCGCCAAAGCCGCGGCGCGTCTGGCCGTGGGCTACACGCTCGACGAGATCATCAACGACATCACGCTGGCAACCCCTGCATGCTTCGAGCCTTCCATCGACTACTGCGTAGTCAAGGTGCCGCGCTTCGCCTTCGAGAAGTTCAAGGGCACCGACACCACGCTGTCCACCCGCATGAAGGCCGTAGGCGAGATCATGGCCATCGGCCGCACCTTCGAGGAATCCTTCGGCAAGGCCATGCGTTCGCTTGAGAACGGACGCGCCGGCCTGGGCGCCGACGGCAAGGACTCCTTCGATGAGGAGCATTTCGACGAGTACGTAGCTCGTCCGACCGAGGACCGCATCTTCTACATGGCCGAGGCGCTGCGCCGTGGCTGGACCGTCGAGCAGCTGCATGAGGCAACCGGCATCGACGAGTGGTTCCTCTGGCGCATGAAAGACATCATCGCGGTCGAACAGGCCCTGAAGGGGCACAGGCTGGAGGAAATCGACGCCAAAGCCATGCGCGTGGCCAAGCAGTACGGCCTGTCCGACGCGCAGATCGGCTATCTGACCAGCAGCGAAGAGAAGGTCGTGCGCGCGTACCGCAAGGGCTTGGGCGTCATTCCCACGTTCAAGACCGTGGACACCTGCGCCGCAGAGTTCGCCAGCAAAACCGAATACCATTACAAGACCTACGAGGATCCGTACCGCGCCGCCGGCTCCGACGGCTGGTACGAGGCTCCCGCGGAAATCGCCCATACCGACAAGCCCAAGGCCATGATCTTGGGCGCGGGTCCCAACCGCATCGGCCAGGGCATCGAGTTCGACTACTGCTGCGTGCATGCTGCCTACGCGCTGCATGACGCCGGATTCGAGACCATTATGGTCAACTGCAACCCCGAAACCGTGTCCACCGACTACGACACCTCCGACCGTCTGTATTTCGAGCCTCTGACCTACGAAGACGTGATGGACATTGTGGACGTGGAGCGTCCTGACGGCGTGGTGGTCACCCTGGGCGGCCAGACTCCGCTTAAGCTGGCCCGTGCGCTTGCCGATTCCGGCGTGCCCATCATGGGTACCCAGCCCGAAGCCATCGACCTGGCGGAAGATCGCGAACGCTTCTCGGCGATCCTCGACGAGCTGAAGATCATCTACCCGGCCGCCGGCATGGCCACAAGTTACGAGGAGGCCCTCAAGGTGGCGAGCCGCATCGGCTTCCCGCTGCTGGTGCGCCCGAGCTATGTTTTGGGCGGTCGCGGCATGTTCATCTCCTACAACCCGCAGACGCTGGAGACCTATATGGCCGAGGCCATGCGTGTGTCGCCCGACCATCCGGTGTATCTGGACCATTACCTCGAAGGCGGCTACGAATGCGACGTGGACGCGCTGTGCGACGGCGAAGACGTCTACATCGGCGGCGTGCTCGAGCACATCGAGGAGGCCGGCATCCACTCCGGCGACTCGGCCACCTGCATCCCGCCGTTCAGCTTCTCGGATCGCATCGTCAACCAGCTGCGCTCCATCACGCGTCAGCTGGCGTTGCGTCTGGGGGTCAAGGGCCTGATCAACGTGCAGTACGCCATCAAGAACGACACCATCTACGTCATCGAGGCCAATCCGCGCGCCAGCCGTACGGTTCCGTTCATTTCGAAATCAACCGGCGTGCAGCTGGCCAAGTGCGCCTCGCTCATCATGGCGGGTGCGAAGATCGCCGACCTGCATCTGCCGGCCGACGACCGCGAACTGGACTATTTCTGCATCAAGGAAGCCGTCATGCCGTGGGGCCGTTTCCCCGGCGCCGACGTGGTGCTCGGGCCCGAGATGAAATCCACGGGCGAGGTCATGGGCATCGCTACGTCGTATCCGGAGGCGTACGCAAAATCGCAGCTGGCCATCAGCTACGAGCTGCCTAAGTCTGGCAAGGTGTTCATCTCGGTGTGCGACCGCGACAAGCGCCACATCCTGCCCATCGCGCGCGCCATCGACCACATGGGATTCGAGATCGTGTCGACCGAAGGCACGGCCAAGGCTCTGCGGGGCGGCAACGTGCACTGCACAACCGTGGCAAAAATCTCAGAACCGTCGCCCAACATCGGCGATCTGATCGCGAACAACGAGATCGTGCTCATGATCAACACGCCATACGGCTCCGAGACCCGCTCCGACGGCTACTACCTGCGCACGCAGGCCATCAAGCACGGCGTCACGTGCGTGACGGCACTGTCTGCAGCAGGTGCACTCCTGGCGGCTTTGGAGACCCTGGTCGACAGCAGCGAGAGTCTTGATGTGCGGGCGCTGCAGGATCTGAACCAGTTCGACATTCCGGTGCCGAAGCTGGGTTAG
- a CDS encoding flavoprotein translates to MSRNILFAVSGGIAAYKACDAVSKLRQAGCEVRVIMTKHAAELVAPATFEALTGNKVYTDTFDFSDDASIKHIVFAQQADVFVAAPATANLIAKFAHGIADDMVTSTYLAATCPAVVCPSMHANMYANTATQENLKTLERRGVMLVGPTEGRLASGDMGRGPLAPVNEIIDAVLKQLEAVE, encoded by the coding sequence ATGTCCAGAAACATCCTTTTCGCCGTATCGGGCGGCATTGCCGCATACAAGGCTTGCGACGCGGTGTCCAAGCTGCGTCAGGCGGGTTGCGAAGTCAGAGTGATCATGACCAAGCATGCCGCCGAGCTGGTGGCTCCTGCGACATTCGAGGCCCTGACCGGCAACAAAGTGTACACCGATACCTTCGACTTCAGCGACGATGCGTCCATCAAGCATATCGTGTTCGCTCAGCAGGCTGATGTGTTCGTGGCGGCTCCTGCAACGGCGAACCTGATTGCAAAGTTCGCGCACGGCATTGCGGACGACATGGTCACATCGACGTATTTGGCGGCAACCTGTCCGGCTGTGGTGTGCCCGTCCATGCACGCCAACATGTATGCCAACACGGCGACGCAGGAGAATCTGAAGACGCTTGAGCGTCGCGGCGTGATGCTTGTGGGACCTACTGAAGGTCGACTTGCATCGGGCGATATGGGACGTGGACCCCTGGCGCCAGTGAACGAGATTATAGACGCCGTGCTCAAACAGCTTGAAGCAGTCGAATAA
- the nth gene encoding endonuclease III, producing the protein MARENLTNMRARAAAIEERLFAIYGEGECSLDHADPFSLTVAVILSAQCTDAAVNKVTPALFAKYPTPADLAAAKLQDVEDIIHPLGFFHSKAKNLIACAQKVVADYGGEIPESMEGLQSLPGVGRKTANVVMCQAFRNAQGIAVDTHVFRIAHRLGFATRNDDTPDKVEAKLLKVYPQTDWLYINHQWVHFGREFCSARNPKCLTCPIHDLCPRRGV; encoded by the coding sequence ATGGCACGAGAGAATCTGACGAACATGCGGGCCAGAGCGGCAGCCATCGAAGAGCGCCTGTTCGCCATCTACGGCGAAGGCGAGTGCTCGCTTGACCACGCAGACCCCTTCTCGTTGACCGTTGCCGTCATCTTAAGCGCCCAATGCACCGACGCTGCCGTCAACAAGGTGACGCCTGCGCTGTTCGCGAAGTACCCCACCCCGGCCGACCTGGCCGCCGCAAAACTCCAGGATGTGGAAGACATAATCCATCCTTTGGGGTTCTTTCATTCTAAGGCGAAAAACCTCATCGCCTGCGCCCAGAAGGTCGTCGCCGACTACGGCGGAGAAATCCCCGAATCCATGGAGGGCCTGCAGAGCCTTCCCGGCGTTGGCCGAAAGACAGCCAACGTGGTCATGTGCCAAGCGTTCCGCAACGCTCAAGGCATCGCCGTGGACACCCACGTGTTCCGCATCGCCCACCGTTTGGGCTTCGCCACGCGAAACGACGACACGCCCGACAAGGTTGAAGCCAAGCTGCTCAAGGTTTACCCGCAGACAGACTGGCTTTACATCAACCACCAATGGGTGCACTTCGGACGGGAGTTCTGCAGCGCCCGAAATCCCAAATGCCTGACATGCCCCATCCACGACCTGTGCCCAAGGCGCGGCGTGTAG